The stretch of DNA TCAGACAGGCGCGACGACACAGAGGCGCCCTGGGCCGATAGAGATTTCATATGGGCAATCAGCATGCCGAATTGAGTCCCCCAGTCACCAACATGGTTTTGTCGGATAACACAATGTCCCAGAGACTCAAGCACTCTGACAATGGAATCACCGATAATGGTGCCCCGCAAATGCCCAACGTGCATCTCTTTGGCAAGGTTTGGACTGGAGTAATCAACCACGATCGTTTTGTTATCATGTTCCGGGATGATCAGACGAGACGGATCTGTGAGCAGTTCTTTGGCCCGATTGCTCAAAGCCTGTTCCTTGAGAAACAGGTTGATAAACCCAGGACCAGCAATCTCTGCTTTGCTGAGCCATTCACCGGCATCCAGGGAATCCAGGACCTGCTGGGCGATTTCCCGCGGATTCTTGCGCAGACGCTTGGCAACGGACATCACACCGTTAGCCTGATAGTCACCAAACTCAGGGCGCGACGCATAGATTACCTGTCCTTTGGCGTCCTCTATGCCAGTAACGCGGATCAGTGCCCGTGTCACCGCCTGTTCAAGTGTTTCTCTGATGGTCTGCATTCAACAATTCCTGCCTGTTTTCAGATTAAATTAAAAGCAGCGCGGATTTTACACTATTGCATGCCGGCCTGCCTGATCAATCCCGGCACGGTGCTGGTATAATGCGCCCATGACAAGCCGTCCCGAACATACTCGCGCTCAACGCCCCGAAAATACCGAACAGGGTGGGGTACGCACCGGCGTACAGTTCCTGAACGTACCGGAGCATGCCCACGAACAGCGACTGGATAATTTTCTGAGCAGCCGTCTTGCCGGACTGCCTAAATCCCACCTCTACCGCCTGATCCGCAAAGGTGAAATTCGCGTCAACAAAAAACGCTGCAAACCAGATACCCGTGTCATCTCTGGTGATATTGTGCGGGTCGCGCCTCTACGCCTGGCTCAGCGCGACAATATAGTTGCCCCTGGGGCTGGGCTGCAGAAAACGTTGGCAGACAATGTCCTGTTTGAAGATGATCAGCTGATTATCATTAATAAACCAGCCGGGCTGGCCGTGCATACCGGGACCGGCTCACCGACCGGGGTTATCGAGGTCATGCGATTTATGGCAGGTGAGGGGGGCTATCGTGAACTGGTTCACCGACTGGACAAAGAGACCTCCGGCTGTCTGATGATTGCCAAAACCGGCACAGCTTTGAAAGCACTACAGGACGATCTTAAACACAAACGTATTCAGAAGACTTATCTTGCGATTGTACATGGCCGATGGCCCGCCAGCATTCGCAGGATCAACGCCGCATTGACAAAGTTTCAGCCCCATGAAGGCGAGCGTATTGTCAAAACCGACCGTAAGCAGGGCAAACCGTCCGAAACACGGTTTGAGCCCATTGAAACCTTTGAGCATGCCAGCCTGATCAAGGCCATGCCACTGACCGGCCGCACACATCAAATACGGGTACACTGCCAGACTGCAGGTCATCCCATTATCGGTGACAGCAAATATACCTTTCACGGTCCACAGCATTTTCAGGATGTGCAATTTCTGAATCTGCACGCCAGCGAGCTGGTTTTCACTCACCCGGGCAATCAGTTGCGCATGACGGTTACAGCACCACTGCGCGGGGAGATGCAGGAATTAGTGCACACCTTGCGCGAGAAGGCAGCCGGCAATCAATAAAAATCAGTAAGAAGCGGAAAAATATGCGAAAATACGTATAATTTTTTGACAGCGAACGTTCTTGCCCCTATTATTGCGCGCCTATGGCTGACACCCTCGATTTTTCCTCTCCGATACCTGCAGTTCTGGATGCCAGAAAGGTATTCAGACAGGGACTGTCATTACGCGGCAGCATGCCACTATCTGACATGAAGAGGCTTTCAGCGTTGGTGGAAGAGCACGCCGGAAACGTTAAAGTCCGGCTGCAGTTCGGTCATGATGAGTCTCATCGGCGCCGAATTCAGGGTCAGGTCAGCACAACAGTCATGCTGCAATGTCAGCGATGTCTGGAGCCGGTAGCAGTAGAGCTGGAGGAGTCAGTCGATCTGGCGGTGGTGGCCAGCGAAGCAATTGCTGACAAATTGCCGGCTGACATTGACCCGTGGCTGTCAGATGAAGAGCAGCTGGTGCCGGCAGACTTGATTGAAGAGCAACTGATACTGGGATTACCCATTGTTGCATCGCATCAGCAGTGCGAACTGGCTATTAGACAGGATACCAGCAAGCTGCCGCAGGAAGATGCGGCAGAATCGGTTCAGAACCCCTTTGCGGTGCTGGCCACCCTGAAAAGCAACAGGGACTAAGTGCAATAGCGATCAGAACAAGCAGTACACATACAGAATTTAGCATCTAAAACAGGAGTACCTTAAATGGCCGTTCAACAGAACAAAAAATCCCGCGCACGTCGCAACCAGCGTCGCAGTCACGACGCCCTGACGGGCCCGACTCTGTCCGTGGATAAAACCACTGGTGAAGTTCATCGCCGTCACCACGTGACCGCTGACGGTTTCTACAAAGGCAAAAAAGTGCTGAATCTCGGCGACGACTGAATTTGACGCCAGTCAGACGCATCGCAATCGATGTCATGGGGGGAGATTACGGCCCCCCGGTGACCATCCCGGCAGCCATTGATGCGCTGGGGCGTCATGCTGAATTGCATCTGCTACTGGCAGGGCGCCATTCTGAAATTGAGCCTTATCTAGAACAACTGTCAGATGAATTACGGCAACGAGTCACTGTTGTCGACGCACAACAGATCATCAGCAACCACGACCGCCCTGACAGCATCCTCAGGTCCTTCAGGGACAGTTCCATGTTCAGGGCTGTAGATCTGGTGCGCCAGGGCATGGCGGATGCCAGTGTCAGTGCAGGCAATACCGGTGCACTCCTGCTGGCCGGTCGCCATCTGCTCAAAACCATACCGGGGATCGCTAAACCGGCAATTATGGCCATAATTCCTGCAACACGCCCGGGCGGATATAGTTATCTGCTGGATGTGGGCGCCAATATCAGCAGCACCGCCAGGGAGCTGTATCAATTCGCCCGTATGGGTGCCGTTGTAGCCCAATCGCTGTCGGGCCGCCCACAGGCGCGCGTTGCCTTGTTGAACATTGGCGCTGAAGAGATCAAGGGTACTGCCCAAATCAAGGAAGCGGCCACTCTGCTGCAGAGTTGCCGGGATATCAACTTCACGGGATATATAGAAGGCAATCAGATTTTTGATGGTGCTGCTGATGTCATTGTTTGCGATGGTTTCACTGGCAACGTTACTATTAAAACCAGTGCCGGTGCCGTAAAGGCCATGCAGAGGTTGATGCATCAGAGCATGCAGCGGCGCTGGTATTATCAATTATTCGGCTGGATCTTCAAACCATTTTTCAGTGACCTGCAGAAGAATCTGCGTCCATCACGTTATAACGGGGCCGCTCTGGTAGGTTTGCAGGGTATCATCGTGAAGAGTCATGGCGACGCCGATCAGCAGGGATTTGTCCATGCAATCGAGCACGCACTCAAGCAGACCCGAGACAATGTGCCCGCCATGATTGCCAGCCGAATGGCCAGCGCATCCGACCTCACCGATCCTTCAATATGACAAAGCAATGAGAGAGTGACATGCAAAAAATCGGTTTTGTATTTCCGGGCCAGGGCTCACAAAAACAGGGCATGCTGGCAGATATGCTGACAAGCCAGCCAGTTGTAAAAGAAACCTTTGATGAAGCGTCCGACATTCTGGGTCAGGATCTGATTCAGGTTACCCAGGAAAACCCCGATGGTCTTCTGGACCGCACCGAGATTACTCAGCCCGCATTGCTGACAGTCTCTGTAGCCCTGTGGCGTGCCTGGATGCAGAACAAGGGCAGCCTGCCAGAGATGCTTGCGGGGCACAGTCTTGGTGAATATTCAGCCCTCGTCTGCGCCAATGTCATCAGCTTCCGTGACGCCGTGCGGTTGGTGCATATGCGCGGCAAATACATGCAACAGGCCGTACCGGAAGGCACTGGTGCCATGGCTGCGATTATTGGTATGGACGACAGCCGCATTGACAGTATTTGCCGGCAGGTAGCAGAAGGAGAGGTGGTTTCTGCCGTTAACTTTAATTCACCGGGTCAGACCGTTATTGCCGGAACCAGGGAAGCCGTAGGGCGAGCCATGACGGCCCTAAAAGAAGCCGGAGCAAAGCGGGCTCTGCCACTGAATGTCAGTGTACCATCGCATTGTGCACTTATGAAACCGGCGGCAGAGCAGCTGGCGGGTGAGCTGGCAGATACCGAGTTTCGAACCCCTTCATTGCCTGTAGTGCAGAATATCAATGGAAGGGCGACACGTGAACCTGGCGATATTCGTGAGAATCTGCTTAAACAGTTGTACATGCCCGTGCAATGGGTGGATACGATTTACTGTATGCGAGACTTTGGGGTTGGCAAAATAGTAGAATGTGGCCCCGGTAAAGTACTCGCCGGCCTGGTGAAGCGCATTCATCCAGAGATTGACTGTTATGCCACAGATAACCTGGCTGCTTTCAATGAAGCCCTGGAAGGCGTCAGATAATTTATAGGAGTTTTGCATGAGTATTGAAGGGAAAGTTGCGCTGGTGACTGGCGCAAGCCGTGGTATTGGTCGCGCGATCGCTGCGGAGCTGGGTTCACGTGGTGTCATTGTGGCTGGTACAGCAACAACTGAAAACGGCGCACAGGCTATTACGGATTTTTTTGCTGAAAATGCAATCAAAGGCAAAGGGTTCTGTCTGGATGTCTCCTCCACGGAAGCGGTTGACGCGGTTATCACTGACATCAGCGAGGCGCTCGGCGCGTCGCCATTGATACTGGTCAATAACGCCGGAATCACTCGAGACAACCTTCTGATGCGCATGAAAGAAGAAGAGTGGGATAGTGTGATTAACACCAACCTCAACGCCCTGTACCGGGTCTGCCGCGCCACGGTCAAGGCTATGACCAAGGCCCGCTGGGGGCGCATTATCAATGTCAGTTCGGTAGTTGCCTCCAGCGGCAATCCGGGGCAGACCAACTACGCCGCCAGCAAGGCCGCTGCCGAAGGTTTTACCCGCTCACTGGCTCGCGAAATTGGCTCGCGTGGCATTACCGTCAACGCGATCGCACCGGGATTTATTGATACTGACATGACCCGTGCGTTGAATGAAAAACAGATTGAAACCCTGTTGGCCCAGATCCCGCTGGCTCGCTTCGGAAGACCCGAAGAAATCGCCTCTGTAGCGGGTTTTCTGGCCTCAGATGCCGGTGCTTATATCACCGGTGAAACCATCCAGGTCAATGGCGGAATGTACATGGCCTGACATAATAATAACGAGGTAGAGTCTATCGAAAAGCATAAAACTTAGGAATTATTTTCCTGTTTGAGATTACAAGCACACCCAAATAGATGTAAACTTGCGATTCGGATTATGTCAGTTGGTCAAATAATAACCAATTTAATCGGAATGCATGACAAACCTTAAGGTACTAGGAGCTAATAAGAGTTATGAGCAGCATTGAAGAACGCGTGAAAAAAATTGTCTGCGAGCAGCTTGGGGTAAAGGAAGAAGACGTTAAGGCTTCCTCTTCATTCGTTGAAGATCTGGGCGCTGATTCTTTGGACACCGTGGAATTGGTTATGGCTCTCGAAGAAGAGTTTGAAACTGAAATTCCGGACGAAGAAGCCGAGAAAATCACTACTGTTCAGCTGGCAATTGACTACATCAACCAGCACCTGTAACAGCATTCCGCTTATCGGATTGAATTAAACAAAAGCTACTCCGGCATCACACCTGGAGTAGCTTTTGTTTATCAAGTGGAGAACCAAGCTTTGAATGGCAGACGAGTCGTTGTTACCGGCCTGGGCATGGTAACGCCGCTGGGAAATGATGTTGCATCCACCTGGGATGGCCTCAAATCAGGCCGCAGCGGTATCAATCCCATCGAGCATTTTGATGTCTCAGCTTTCAGCACACGCTTTGGTGGATCGATCAAGGCGCTCGATTACGAACCGTACCTGGCAGCAAAAGATGCCAAACGTATGGATGTATTCCTCATTTACGGCATGGTCGCAGGCATTCAGGCCATGCGCGATGCCGGATTTGATAGTGAAACAGCGTCTTCATTCGACCCCTTGCGGTTCGGAGCCGCGATAGGTTCTGGAATCGGTGGCATCACTGCCATTGAAGATACCGCCCAGCTTATCCGTACTTCCGGCCCCCGCAAAGTGTCCCCATTTTTTGTGCCCGGCTCGATCATCAACATGATTGGGGGTTCTTTATCTATCCGTTACAACCTTCAAGGGCCCAATATTGCGCTGACCACAGCCTGCACAACGGGCACTCACAATATCGGTTTTGCTGCCCAGATGATTGCCAGCGGGCAAGCTGACCTGATGATGGCCGGTGGTGCCGAGATGGCAACCTCGCCCGTTGGTCTGGGTGGATTCTGCGCGGCCAGGGCACTGTCTACTCGCAATGATGACCCTCAGGCGGCCAGTCGTCCCTGGGACAAGGATCGTGATGGTTTTGTGCTCAGTGATGGCGCAGGTGTCATGGTTCTGGAAGAGTATGAGCACGCAGTAAAACGCGGCGCCACAATTTACGCAGAGCTACTTGGTTTTGGCATGAGTGCAGATGCTTTCCATATGACCTCGCCCTCGGAAAATGGTCGTGGTGCCGCGAACTGCATGCAAAACGCATTAAACAGTGCCGGGCTGAATCCCGATCAGATCGATTATATCAATGCCCACGGCACTTCGACTCTGGCCGGCGATCTGGCGGAAACCCAGGCCATCAAGACGGTGTTCGGTGATCATGCCAACAAGTTGGCCGTCAGCTCCAGCAAATCGATGATCGGCCACTTGCTGGGTGCCGCTGGAGCCGTTGAAGCGATTATCAGCGTGCTCAGCTTGCATCACCAGCTGATCACACCAACAATCAATCTTGAGTCTCCGGATGAAGGTTGTGATCTGGATTATGTGCCGAAAAACAGTCGTGATGCCGCACTTCGAGCCGTGCTGAGTAATTCATTCGGATTTGGTGGCACCAACGGCTCATTGATTTTCAGCCAGCCGAACCGCTAATCGGGATGACCGCGCTGGTATTTATCGACGGGCAGGCCAGTCATTTGCTGCCTGCCAGCGACCGCTCCATACAATACGGAGATGGCCTGTTCGAGACCATGAGCTGGAGTGCCGGTCAGCTGAAAAGACTCGATAAACACATGAGTCGGCTACGAGACGGCTGCGCGGTACTTGGCATAGCTTTTGAGCAGGCAAAGATACAGCAACAACTAGAGTCATTTCTGGGCATCCTTGCCGGCAGCACTGCAGATCAGCAGCTGGTCGTTAAACTCATTATCAGCCGCGGCAGCGGTGGCCGTGGATATACACCACCGGACAACCCCGCCAGCCGTATCATCATTAGCTCACACCCCGTACCAGACAGACTGCCTGAGTATCAGCAAACCGGTATTGATTGTATTTTGTGTAATCACCGGCTGAGCAGCAACCCGACGCTGTGCGGTATCAAGCACCTCAATCGCCTCGATCAGGTACTGGGTAGCGCAGAAGTTCAGCGTGTTTCAGGCAAGATAAATGGCATGTCTGAAGGCCTGATGCTGGATCAGCAGGGCCGGGTTATTGAAGGAACCCGCAGCAATCTTTTTTTGATCCGCAATGATGAATTGATGACGCCGAACCTTGTAAATGCCGGTGTAAAGGGCATCATGCGCCAGTGTGTGCTGGAGGTTGCTAACGACAGCAACTGGCCTGTGAGGGTCACTGATATCTACCCCCGGGACCTGACCACAGCCGACAGCGCTTTTATCTGCAACAGCATCATTGGCATTATTCCCCTGAGGCAACTTTGGCTGTCTAACGAGTGCAGCGAAGACTCACCGCCTGTCCGACTCGGGCAGCACAATTACATCAGAGAATTACAATCTCTTCTGGCATAATAAGCCGATGAAGATGCGCTTGGCTCCACTCAAAATTTATACCGGCATTAGCCTGGGTCTGGTCGCTGCTGTTTTTGCAGCGGGCCTGTGGTTCCTTAACTATCTCGACACACCAATCACCATGGCGCAGACAGAGCAGCAGACTGCAATCATCAATGTTGCACCGGGCACCGGCGTCAATCGGCTCGCCAACCAGCTGTCGCAGGAACTGGGCCTTAAACAGCCACGCCTTTTTGCAGGCTGGGTCAGATTTCGTGGCGAGGACCGCTCCATAAAAAGCGGCGAATATGCAGTTGAAACCGGTTCGACGCCGCGGGATCTGCTGGCTCTGCTGCTGTCAGGTCGCAATGTTCAATATCCCGTGACATTCATTGAGGGCTGGACAGCAAAGCAGGCTCTGCAAAACCTGTGGGCTGTTGATACTGTTCAGGCAACCTTGCAGGGACTGGACGAAAAAGACATTTTACAGGCTCTGCAATCGCCCTGGCCGGCTTTGGAAGGCAGTCTTTTTCCGGACACCTATTTTCACACCCGTGGCACCACCGATCTGGAGATACTGCGTCGCGCCCAACAGCGCATGCTGGACATTATTGACATTGAATGGCCTGTCAGGGCACATGAGACCCCTTACGGAAGTCCCTGGGAGGCCCTGATCATGGCCTCCATCATCGAAAGGGAATCAGGACATCAGGCTGAAAAACCAGATATTGCCGGCGTGTTTGTGCGGCGCCTGGCGCTGGGTATGCGACTGCAATCGGACCCGACTGTCATTTATGGCATGGGTGAGACTTACGAAGGTGTGATACGACGCAGTGACCTGAATACCACAACCCCGTGGAATACTTATCGAATCAATGGCTTGCCGCCAACACCTATAGCACTACCCGGACTGGACTCCCTGCAGGCAGCCCTGCATCCCGCACCAGGCAGTGCGCTGTATTTTGTGTCGCGAGGCGATGGCAGCCATCAATTTTCCGATACACTGGAACAACACAATCAAGCAGTGCAGCGTTATCTGCGCAACAATACAAGCGAGTAGTCATGAGCACAGGGGTAGGAGCACGCGGCAAGTTTATTACCATCGAAGGGATTGAGGGGGTCGGCAAAACAACCAACCTGCAATGGGTCAGGCAGTGCCTGTCGGAGCAGGGGCTGGAAGTTGTGACAACACGTGAACCGGGGGGCACACCGCTCGCTGAACAAATCCGCGAGTTGCTGCTGACTCCGCGCGACGACGTTATGGATGCAACAGCCGAATTGCTGCTGGTCTTTGCGGCGCGGGCTCAGCACCTGGCGTCGCTGATTAAACCTGGCTTGCAGGCGGGCAAGTGGGTGTTGTGCGATCGTTTTACGGACGCCACATTTGCCTACCAGGGCGGCGGGCGAGGGCTGGACCAGGATACGATCTGCACACTGGAGTCGCTGGTGCAAGAGGATTTGCGGCCGGATCTGGTGATTCTATTGGATATTCAGCCTGAACTCGGCCTGAGCAGGGCCAGACGCCGCAGCAAACCGGATCGATTTGAACAGGAAGCTGTAGCGTTCTTCTCGCGCGTAAGACAGGCCTATCTGCGGCGGGCAGCAAGCGATCCGGAACGATACCTGATAATTGATGCCGGCCAGCCACTGGCAGATGTACAGCGTAATATTCACAATGGCCTGCTTGATTTCTGTCGTCGATCCGGGGGAGCAATTTAAAATGCCTGCTCAGCAACCCTGTGAATGGCAACAACCAAGCTGGCGGCAGCTCATTATGCAGGTTCGCAGTAACCGCCTGGCACATGCTTATCTGATCACCGGGTTAAAAGGCAGTGGTCGTCACCAGTTCGTGACAGCACTGTGTGCGTATATGCTTTGTGAGCACACCACCAGCTCGCGAGATACGGCGTGCGGAGAGTGCCGCCAGTGTTTGCTGAATGCCAGCGATCAGCATCCCGACATCCTTTGGGTAAGCCCGGAAGAAGGCAGTCAGGCTATCAAGATTGATCAGATCCGCCAGCTGACCGGGCATGTTCAACAGACCAGCAGCCAGACCGGCGCCTACAAAATCGTTGTCATTAATCCTGTTGCTGCACTGGCTCCCGCAGCAGCCAATGCATTGCTCAAAAGCCTTGAAGAACCCCCGGGCAAGACATTGTTTTTATTAGTATCTGAAAGCGGTGATCATGTGCTGCCAACGGTACGCAGCCGTTGTCAGCCATTACCATTGCCGCCCCCTGATCTGCAGCAGAGCTTGAACTGGCTGAGTCAGCAGTCCGCATCAGACTCGCAGCTACTGCGAAGTGCCGCTCAACTGGCGCCCCGGCAACCGTTTTACGCCCTGGATTTACTGGAACAGGGTATACCGCAGTGGCGCGTGCTCTTACATGAGCAACTATCCGCATTACATCGGGGCGATATCAGTGTGACCGAGGTGGCACGATTCTGTGAGAAGCAAGACTTCAGACATGCTATACATACTCTGGAGGATTTGTGTCTGGAGAGACTTCGGGAACTGAGCCGACAACGCCAGGACCCCGCAATCAAAACTAATATGCAGCAACTGCTGACCTTGCACCGGGAAATCACGTCGGTTTATCAGCAGTTCAGTTCCACAGCCAATGTTAATCAGCTGCTTGGTTTTGAATACCTGCTGGGACGCTGGCTGGGATTCAGGTCGGCGTTTTCATGAAATCAGGACCACGGAAGGTGTCTGTAACCCTATGCCAGAGCAGACTATTGTTAAACTTCATTACCGGGACCTAAATACCCTGAGAGCCTGTTATCTGCCATTTGTGCAACCGGCGGGGCTCTTCATACCGGAATCGGCATTGTCCGGCGTCAACAGCTCTTTTTATCTGCTTCTGCGCCTGCCTGGTGAATCAGCAGGAGAGCTTTGTCAGGTGCGTGTCGTATGGATCAGTCCCGCGCCGCTCAGTGACATGCTCCCGGCAGGCATCGCAGTACAGTTGCCGCCCGCGGCAAGGGAATTGATTGGCAGAATCGAGACGCAAATTGCGGTAGAATCTTCCACAGAGCCCAGTGGAGGATGAGGATTATGCGTGCTGTTTCCAGTTTTGTACTCATTGGCCTGTGTGCCATTCTGATCGCCTGCAGTCCGGCGCAAAGCCGTGATACTGTTGCACTTGATGTTTACAAAAGTCCGACTTGCGGTTGCTGTGCATTATGGGTTGATCACGCCGAAGACAGAGGTTTCAGCTTTCGTGTTCACCATCTGAACAACGACGAGCTGACGCTGGAAAAACTCCGACGCGGCATCGGTCTGCGTTACCACTCCTGTCATACCGCTGTAGCTGAAAACGGCGCGGTATTTGAAGGTCACATACCGGCCCACCTGATCAGCCGTTATCTGGATGACACACCAGCCGACTCTATCGGCCTGGCTGTACCTGGCATGCCGATTGGCAGTCCCGGCATGGAGGTGGGTGATCGGCTGCAGCCCTACGATGTGCTGTTACTTAAAAAAGATGGCACTGCGGAATTGTATGCCCAGGTCACTGACCTGCAGTCCCAATATCAGTAATCACCTTATTGAGCAGCCGGGAGTCGTGAATTTGCTCTGAAATCCGGGCTGCAATTGCCAGTGAGGCTGTCAATCCGGGAGATTCGATGCCCAGCAGATGAATCACAGCTGCCGAGGTCTGCCAATGGTAACGAATATCAAAATCGGTCTCGCCAGAGCCAGTCAAGGCGCGAGCTCTGATGCCCGAGTAGTCGGGCATCAGACGCCCCTCACAAAGGCCGGGATAGTAGCGTCGAATCTGACCGACAAAATCGTCCAGACGATTGCTATCAACCCGATAGTCGGGCTGGCGCGGGTCAAAGACGTTTTGGTCGAGAGGCTCTACATCCGGCCCGAAACGGCAGTGTCCCTGTAAATCGAGCGTGGCGTGAATTCCAAGACCACGCCCTGAAATGTCCGGAACCGGATACACCAGGGTTTGAAAGGGTGAAGGTCCTGTCAGGCTAAAGTAATTGCCCTTGCTGTAAAGCATCTGTGGTGCCACGGTTGTCAGACCGTTTTCCAGATGGATCGTTTCTGCGACGGCTGCTGCACCAAGACCAGCACTGTTAATCAGTACACGACATTGCAAGCCTTCTTCGCTGCGCCCGATACTATCTGTTCCAGACTGAATAGCCAATCTGAACTGCCCACTTTGCCAATCATACCGGGCACCGTTAAAACGTGTTCTGTTAGCGAATATCACACCTCGGTGCTGAGCCAGACCCGCCAGAGTTTCAAGGTAGGCGTGACTGTCAATGATTCCGGTATCCGGAGACCATATGGCCGCCAACCCCCGTATCTCCGGCTCTCGTCTGCGCAGTTCGGTGGCTGATAAAAGCTGTAGCGTATCAACACCACAGAGACTCGCATTTTCCAGTATGGTCTGCAGCTGTGCTTCCTCTCCAGCCTGAGCAACTATCAGTTTGCCTGTTTTTCTTACGCTAATGTCGTAATCATGGCAAAAGGCATACAGAAGCTCGCGTCCATCAACGCAGCAACGCGCCTTCAGGCTTCCGGGGCGATAATAAAGCCCGGCGTGAATAACCTCGCTGTTGCGGCTGCTTGTTTCCTGGCCGGGCAGGGAATGCTGCTCAATGACGACGATAACAGAGGCGGGGAAGTCCTCAGACAGACGACTGGCAATAGCCAGACCAAGGGCTCCGGCGCCTACAATACAGATATCAATTTCTTCCATAGAAACAATAAGATTTCCGGTCAAGAGCATGTACAATGCGAAGATTCGTGATTATGTCACATCCCAAAATTCTGTTAGCTGAAAATTGATTATGTCTGAATTCGAATACGATTTTTTTGTTATTGGTGCCGGTTCTGGCGGCGTACGGACAGCACGCACCGCCGCCGCCCTCGGAGCGCGAACAGCGGTCGCTGAAGCCCGTTTTCTGGGCGGAACATGCGTCAACGTTGGCTGCATTCCCAAAAAACTTTATACCTACGCAGCGCATATTCAGTCCGATCTCAAGGATGCAGCTTCATTTGGATGGAGTATCGCACAGGGTCAGTTTAACTGGCGGACACTCAAAACCAACAAGGATCAGGAAATAAAGCGTCTGAATGGTATCTACGAGAATCTGCTGAAAAACGCGGGGGTTGATATTATTGAGGGCAGGGCAAAGCTCGAAGGTGCCAATTCGGTTCGGGTTGGTGAGCGACTTATCACAGCCCGTCATATTGTTGTTGCTACCGGCGGTACGCCTTTTATGCCATCCATACCTGGCATTGAACTGGCAATGAACTCAGACGACTTCTTTGAATTGACTGAGCAGCCCCGACGGGTGGTGATTGTCGGTGGCGGTTTTATCGCCACAGAACTGGCCGGC from Pseudohongiella spirulinae encodes:
- the mltG gene encoding endolytic transglycosylase MltG; protein product: MAPLKIYTGISLGLVAAVFAAGLWFLNYLDTPITMAQTEQQTAIINVAPGTGVNRLANQLSQELGLKQPRLFAGWVRFRGEDRSIKSGEYAVETGSTPRDLLALLLSGRNVQYPVTFIEGWTAKQALQNLWAVDTVQATLQGLDEKDILQALQSPWPALEGSLFPDTYFHTRGTTDLEILRRAQQRMLDIIDIEWPVRAHETPYGSPWEALIMASIIERESGHQAEKPDIAGVFVRRLALGMRLQSDPTVIYGMGETYEGVIRRSDLNTTTPWNTYRINGLPPTPIALPGLDSLQAALHPAPGSALYFVSRGDGSHQFSDTLEQHNQAVQRYLRNNTSE
- the tmk gene encoding dTMP kinase, with product MSTGVGARGKFITIEGIEGVGKTTNLQWVRQCLSEQGLEVVTTREPGGTPLAEQIRELLLTPRDDVMDATAELLLVFAARAQHLASLIKPGLQAGKWVLCDRFTDATFAYQGGGRGLDQDTICTLESLVQEDLRPDLVILLDIQPELGLSRARRRSKPDRFEQEAVAFFSRVRQAYLRRAASDPERYLIIDAGQPLADVQRNIHNGLLDFCRRSGGAI
- the holB gene encoding DNA polymerase III subunit delta', coding for MPAQQPCEWQQPSWRQLIMQVRSNRLAHAYLITGLKGSGRHQFVTALCAYMLCEHTTSSRDTACGECRQCLLNASDQHPDILWVSPEEGSQAIKIDQIRQLTGHVQQTSSQTGAYKIVVINPVAALAPAAANALLKSLEEPPGKTLFLLVSESGDHVLPTVRSRCQPLPLPPPDLQQSLNWLSQQSASDSQLLRSAAQLAPRQPFYALDLLEQGIPQWRVLLHEQLSALHRGDISVTEVARFCEKQDFRHAIHTLEDLCLERLRELSRQRQDPAIKTNMQQLLTLHREITSVYQQFSSTANVNQLLGFEYLLGRWLGFRSAFS
- a CDS encoding DUF411 domain-containing protein, giving the protein MRAVSSFVLIGLCAILIACSPAQSRDTVALDVYKSPTCGCCALWVDHAEDRGFSFRVHHLNNDELTLEKLRRGIGLRYHSCHTAVAENGAVFEGHIPAHLISRYLDDTPADSIGLAVPGMPIGSPGMEVGDRLQPYDVLLLKKDGTAELYAQVTDLQSQYQ
- a CDS encoding NAD(P)/FAD-dependent oxidoreductase, giving the protein MEEIDICIVGAGALGLAIASRLSEDFPASVIVVIEQHSLPGQETSSRNSEVIHAGLYYRPGSLKARCCVDGRELLYAFCHDYDISVRKTGKLIVAQAGEEAQLQTILENASLCGVDTLQLLSATELRRREPEIRGLAAIWSPDTGIIDSHAYLETLAGLAQHRGVIFANRTRFNGARYDWQSGQFRLAIQSGTDSIGRSEEGLQCRVLINSAGLGAAAVAETIHLENGLTTVAPQMLYSKGNYFSLTGPSPFQTLVYPVPDISGRGLGIHATLDLQGHCRFGPDVEPLDQNVFDPRQPDYRVDSNRLDDFVGQIRRYYPGLCEGRLMPDYSGIRARALTGSGETDFDIRYHWQTSAAVIHLLGIESPGLTASLAIAARISEQIHDSRLLNKVITDIGTAGQ